A stretch of the Photobacterium sp. CCB-ST2H9 genome encodes the following:
- the rplT gene encoding 50S ribosomal protein L20, whose protein sequence is MPRVKRGVQARARHKKVLKQAKGYYGARSRVYRVAFQAVTKAGQYAYRDRRNKKRTFRQLWIARINAAARQNDMTYSAFINGLKKASIEIDRKILADIAVFDKATFTVLVEKAKAAL, encoded by the coding sequence ATGCCTCGCGTAAAACGTGGTGTACAAGCACGTGCACGTCACAAAAAAGTTCTTAAACAAGCTAAAGGTTACTACGGTGCACGTTCACGTGTATACCGCGTAGCTTTCCAAGCAGTTACTAAAGCCGGTCAATACGCTTACCGTGACCGTCGCAACAAGAAACGTACTTTCCGTCAACTGTGGATTGCACGTATCAATGCTGCGGCACGTCAAAACGACATGACTTACAGCGCATTCATCAACGGTCTGAAGAAAGCATCTATCGAAATCGATCGTAAGATCCTGGCTGATATCGCTGTTTTCGACAAAGCGACTTTCACCGTTCTGGTTGAAAAAGCGAAAGCTGCACTGTAA
- the rpmI gene encoding 50S ribosomal protein L35, protein MPKMKSNKGAAKRFKKTAGGFKYKRATKRHILTKRTTKNKRQLRPNCILPACEVAAVARMLPFA, encoded by the coding sequence ATGCCTAAGATGAAATCCAACAAAGGTGCTGCTAAGCGTTTTAAGAAAACTGCTGGTGGTTTTAAGTACAAGCGTGCGACTAAGCGTCACATCCTGACCAAACGTACGACTAAGAACAAGCGTCAGCTGCGTCCAAACTGCATTCTTCCAGCATGTGAAGTAGCAGCAGTAGCACGTATGCTGCCATTCGCTTAA